The Alphaproteobacteria bacterium DNA window ACAATATTTGCTATTATAAGCATATGTCTTTTTTTTGATGATACCAAATATCAAATTGATGTTCATGCAAAATTTGATAAGATGTGAAAAATAGTGATAGAGAAACACCACGGAGAAATACCTATGTATCTAACAGAACGCGTCAAAGCTATATTATCTCATTACGAAAGTGATAATCCCGGCACAAAAACAAATTTAGCGCGATTGCTTATGCATGGCAAATTGGCAGGCACTGGACATTTAGTCATTTTACCGGTAGATCAAGGTTTTGAGCATGGTCCAGCGCGAAGCTTTGCGGCTAATCCTTTTGCCTATGATCCCTATTATCACTATCAATTAGCAATCGATGCTGGTCTTTCAGCTTATGCAGCCCCTTTAGGCATGCTTGAAGTGGGTGCTGATCGTTTTGCAGGTGCTATCCCAACCATTTTAAAAATGAATAGTGCAAATTCCCTTCATCCTAGTGAAGAAGCACAAACACAAGCCATTACAGCAAGCGTTGAAGATGCTTTAAAGCTTGGTTGTTCAGCCATTGGATTTACGATTTATCCAGGATCGCCTGCGGCTTATGGGATGATGGAAGAAATAAAAGAACTTAGCAGAGAAGCAAAAGATTGTGGTCTTGCAGTGGTTATTTGGTCTTATGCACGCGGCGATGAAATTTCAAAAGCTGGTGAAACAGCCATTGATGTTATTGCTTATGCCGCCCATATGGCAGCATTACTTGGCGCTCATATCATTAAAGTAAAACCGCCTACCGAGCATTTAGAATTGAGTGCTGCCAAAAAAGTTTACGAAAAAGAACATATTCCTATTTCAACTTTGGCAGAGCGTATTCGTCATGTTGTTAAATGTTGTTTTAATGGGAAACGTCTTGTTGTTTTTTCAGGCGGTGATGCTAAAACCGATGAACAAATACTTGAAGAAATTAGTTCTATTAAATTGGGCGGTGGTACAGGATCTATTATTGGTCGCAACTCTTTCCAAAGACCACGTGATCAAGCGCTCGCACTTTTAGATAAAGTTATATCGATTTATTTAGAAAAAAATGAATCTTTAGTTGCAGTTGAACGCGGAAATTGGTAATCTTCCCAGTCAAACGATGTAGTTAAGAAGGACAAAACATGGAAAAAATCAGCGGCGGTGAATTACGTCCCGGCATTATTGTAAATTTTAAAAACCGGTTGCTGGTTGTTGTTAAAACACAACATGTGAAGCCTGGTAAAGGTCCAGCTTATATGCAAGCGGAACTTAAAGATATTCAATCAGCCACGAAATTAAACGAACGTTTCAGAACGGATGAAAGTTTAGAACGTGTGCGTTTAGATGAAACTGAATACCAATATCTTTTTGAAGACGGCGAACATTTAACCTTTATGGATCAAGAAACTTACGAACAAGTTACTTTATCCAAAGATCTTATTGGTGATCAGGTTGATTTTCTTACAGAAGGTATGGTTGTTTCTGTTTCTTCTTATCAAGGCGCGCCCGTTGGCGTTACTTTGCCAACAACAATCATCATGGAAATTGCAGAAGCTGACCCTGTTGTTAAGGGTCAAACAGCAACTTCGTCCTATAAGCCTGCTATTTTAACCAATGGCGTTCGTGTTATGGTACCGCCGCATATTGGTTCAGGTGTGCGCATTGTCGTCAATATTGCCGATCGTGAATATGTAGAGAGAGCAAAAGATTAATCCATGTCAGTTCGCTCTCCTTTAATTAACGTTATGGTCCAAGCGGCCTATAAGGCCGGTCGTAATCTTATTCACGATTTTGGTGAAGTTCAACATTTGCAAGTGTCTTTAAAAGGACCCGGTGATTTTGTCACCGCCGCTGATAAACGCACCGAAAAAATTCTACGCCAAGAATTGCATAAAGCAAGACCAAATTATGGTTTTTTATGTGAGGAATCAGGCGAAGAAATCGGTGAAAATCCAGACGTACGTTGGATCATAGATCCGCTTGATGGCACAACGAATTTTTTACATTCCATTCCGCATTTTGCGATTTCTATTGGCCTTGAAAAAGAAGGTTTCATGATTGCAGGTGTTATCTATGACCCTGTTAAAGATGAACTTTTTTGGGCTGAAAAAGGACGTGGTGCTTATGTCAATGACAGACGTATGCGTGTATCATCTCGTAAAAAACTGGATATTTCATTGATTGCAACGGGTATTCCTTTTGGGGCCCATGGTAATGCTGATGAATTTTCAGATCATGTTAAAAAAATTGCGCCTCAAGTTGCTGGTATCAGACGCATGGGGGCTGCATCACTTGATCTTGCTTATGTTGCTGCAGGTCGATATGAGGGCTTCTGGGAAACGCATTTATATCCTTGGGATGTTGCAGCCGGCATGTTGATGATTGTTGAAGCAGGTGGCAAAATTACGCAATGTGATGGTCAGCCTTATAAATTGGGCGATTATTCTATTTTAGCGTCAAATATGGGGATTCATGAACCATTGGTTGAGATGTTTGCGTAAAACACGTAGTAAATTACTGAACGTATATTAACGTTCAGTAAGCCCAATTTAAATTTATTATATTTTAATGATGGATATTTATAGAATGAATAAAAGATTTTTTACTTTTTCATTAATTACAATTTTTTTAATAAATACTCCTATTTTTGCAGAGACAAAATGTTTCGTTGCCAAAGAAAAAACCAAAATTTTAGAACAGGTTGGTGATTGCGCACAACCTCATTCTCCATGTTCAACATTTAAAATTCCTTTGGCACTTATGGCATATGATGCCGGGATTTTAATTGATGAGACAAATCCCAAATGGGATTATAACGTTAAGCATGAACCATTATTGCCTGTACTAGTTGATATTTGGAAACAAAAACATGATCCCCTATTGTGGATGAAAAATTCATCCATTCCTTATTCTATGGATATAACAACGCGATTGGGACTTGAGAAATTTAAGACCTATGTTGATGCACTTAATTATGGCAATAAAGACATCATAGGCGATAAAGATAAAAATAACGGTCTTACCAATGCGTGGCTTTCAAGTAGTTTACAAATTTCAGGACGCGAACAAATCACATTTTTAGAAAAATTAATTGATAATAAACTTCCAGTCAGTGATAAAGCGCATGAAATGACAAAAAAAATTCTTTTTGTTGAAGATCTTCCAAATAATTGGAAACTTTTTGGCAAAACAGGTTCTGGTCGACTTCAAAACAAGGATGGATCACGTATTGAAGACCGACCTGTTGGATGGTTTATTGGTTGGCTTGAAAAAGAAAATCGCAACATTGTTTTTGCACATTACATTGAAGATGATCAAAAATTCAGTACACCTGTTGGTGTACGCGCTAAAGATAGTGCGAAAGATAAAATATTGAAATTGATTGATACTGAAAAAAAATAAAAGCCAAGAAATAATCTTCTTGGCTTTTAACTATTTGATTTTAACCTTCAGTATCAACTAAAGATTGTATGTAACGTTCATTACGATAAAAAACACCTTTTTGGATTAATTGCATAATCTGCTGATGAATAGATTTATAGGCTTCAAAATCTTCTTTAATCTCTTTAATCAAAGATCTAGCTGCTATAAGCTGCTCATTTATTTTTTCAGTGTAAAAACAAAATCATTAAATTAATTGATGTAAATAATAATAAAAAATTATGAACATTTAACAAAAAATTAATTATGTTATAATTATAATAGAGAATATAAGCTTTTTAAAAATCAAGGGGGATCATCATGTCACGCAAAACTTATAAATTCGTATTTCTTGCCTCAATCATAGCGATTTCATCTGTTTCATTTTCTAGCTTTGCAGCAGAAACACCTTTAAGAGAAAGTTTAGCTGATAGTAAATCAGGATTAATAGCAGGTCCTGCCAATCCAAACGTACAAAATGCGGGTGAAAGCGAAGCCGCTTACAAAGCAATGATTCGTAATACAGACATTAAGATTGCTTCGATGGAAAAAGCTTTGGAAGAAGGGATGAAAACTAAAAAAGCTGAAATTGCCGATAAAACGAAAGAGATTGACTTACTTAACAAAATGCAAAAATCTTTAAAAGATCCAAAAACAAAAGAAGATTATAAAAGAAAACTCATGGCGGCTATGGCAGAAGAAAGAAGCCTTCAAAGTGCGTATGATAAATATGTAGCGATGGAACAGCAAAAAATTGCTTTATCGAAAGAAGTCAATGAAAGCGTCAAAGCAAAACATAGTGCTAAATAATTATCTAAAAATAAGCCTTGAAATAAGATTCATGTAATTTTATTTGGGGCTTATTATATCAAAAATGTAGGTTAGATTAGATGAATGTCAAGAAGTATAAATATTTTTTATATGCCTGTTTACACATAATTATTTTACGATTATATTCTGGATATTATAAAAATATTAGAAAGTATTAATATGAAAAAGACCATAGATTTTTTTATTACAACCATGGGATTGTATATTGCAATCTTAATAAAACCTTCATGTGCAGTGGAAGTAACATTTGGCTTTGAGGAGCCTGTTGCAAATTATATACAGAAAACAAAAAGTAAAACTTCTTGGTTTTACACTATTGAAACAGAATATCCTAATGGAGCAAAACAGGAGGTTGAAATTGAAAACAGTACGGCTTTAGGTAAGACAAGACAAAGATTACAAGAATATGATCTAACATTATCTGACAATTCTTTCAAAATAAAATTATTTTATGGGCAAGTACGCGCAAACATATTTTATGAACATGCTTTTAGTTTTTCAGTACCCAAAGATAAAGTTAAAAAAGGTATAACAAAAATTCGTATTTTCTTTAACTTAGATATGTCGGAAGAAAATAACCATCGTGCTGAAATTGCTAAGGTTGACTATGTTTGCGTATTGGATGTGTAAGATGTTAGTGTTAATCTGCTAAGTACAATTGCTGATAAGTAATAACGCTAAAAATTTTTTGGGCTCAGTCTAGGACATTTATCCGAAAATGGTAAATGTCCTTTTCGTATCCACCTTATATCCTGAACAATCTTTACAAATGCAATTTTGTGCTTATATGAATCTATACAGGAACAATAGAAACAAATAGAGATTAAAATGACAAAAGAAAATTTTCAGTTTCAAGCAGAAGTCAGCCGATTGCTCGACCTCGTAACACATTCCCTTTATAGCGAAAAAGATATTTTTTTAAGGGAATTAATTTCAAATTCCTCTGATGCTAGTGACAAAATGCGTTATATCGGTTTGACCGATGCGCAGAAACTTGAAAATGATACACAATTCAAAATTAAAATAATTCTTAATAAAGATGATAAAACGCTTACCATTTCTGATAATGGTATTGGGATGTCCAGGCAAGATCTTATCGATCATTTAGGGACAATTGCACAATCAGGTACGGCTAAATTTTTAGAAACACTCAATGAATCTAAAAATGCTGTCCAGCTTATTGGTCAATTCGGTGTTGGTTTTTACTCAGCTTTTATTGTTGCTAGTGAAGTTCACGTTCATTCAAGAAAAGCAGGTGTTGACAAAGCCTATGAATGGGTGTCAGATGGAAAAGGCGCTTACACGATTGAAGAAAAACAAAAAACAAATCGTGGGACAGATGTTGTATTAAAGCTTAAAGAAGGTGAAGAGGGTTATCTTGAGTTTCATTACCTTCAAGAAATCATTAAAAAATATTCAGATCATATTGCTATCCCTATCGTCCTTATGAGCGATAAAGGCGAAGAACAGCTTAATAAAGCGTCAGCGCTTTGGACAAGGTCGAAAGCTGACATTACGACAGAAGAATATAAAGAATTTTATCATCATATTTCACATCTTTATGACGAACCTTGGGATCGTTTACATTTCAAAGCTGAAGGTATGATCGAATATGCGGCGCTCCTTTATATTCCATCCGAACGTCCTATGGATTTATTCCATCCTGATCGTAAACATCGCGTTAAATTATTTGTGAAACGTGTTTTTATCACCGATGATTGCGATGAGCTTATCCCAAGTTATTTGCGCTTCTTAAAAGGTGTTATCGATTCAGACGATTTACCTTTGAATATTAGCCGTGAAATGCTTCAAAAAAATCCCGTTCTTGCTAAAATTCGTCAAAATGTAACTAAAAAAGTATTGGATGAACTTCAGAAAAAATCTGAAAATCTTGAAGATTATACAAAATTTTGGACAAGCTTTGGTGCAGTTTTAAAAGAAGGTCTTTATGAAGACTTTTCTCATCGTGAGCAACTTTTAAGATTAGCACGTTTTCATTCGTCAAATAGTACCGATCTTATTTCATTAGAGGATTATGTCGCGTCTATGAAAGAGGGTCAAAACGAGATTTATTATTTGATTGGTGATAATCTTGATAATCTTAAGAAAAGTCCGCATCTTGAAGGCTTTATGTCCCAAGGTATTAATGTGTTGTTGTTGATTGATCCAATCGATGATTTCTGGATTCCTTCTATTGGTTTCTTCAAGGATAAAAAGCTACAATCCATCACAAAAGCAAATTTAGAGAAAAATCTTTTTGATACACAAAAAGATGAAACAAAACCTGAAAATGAAAAAGGTTTAGAATCTCTTAAAATAAAATTGCAGCTTGCATTACAAGGTAAAGTGAAGGAAGTCCGCTTTAGTCACCGCCTTAAGGAAAGTATTTCGTGTCTTGTTGCCGACGATAATGACATGGATATAAGATTAGAACGTTTGTTGCGCCAACATAAGCAGCAAGTGAATGAAGCGCAAAAGATTCTAGAAGTCAATGCGCAACATCCTATTGTTCAAAACCTTATAACAATCGTCGATCAAGGCGATAAGCAAATTCTTATAGACGAATTAGCGCATATTTTTTATGCTCAAGCTGTTATAACGGATGGCGATCAATTGTCTGACCCTAAGGATTATGTTTCACGCGTTAATAAACTTTTAGAGCGTGCTATAGGTTGTTAATACTTTTTTAACGATTATTATTTACAATGGTCAGTATAGACCTCTAACAAAGGAGTACTGACCATGCGTGTTATCTTGTCATTGAGTTTCATTTTATTAGTAGTGCTGAGCGTTGTTAACGCCAAATTTCTTGTCGCTGCATCAAAAGATCCAATAGAAATCAAAAAAGAAGTTCTTTCTTTAGAAAAAGATAAGCAAGCATCAAAAAAAGATGATGCTGAAAAAGATGAAGATCAAAAAAAAGGACAAGATTTTGGGTCACCCGGAAATTTATCTGAACAAGCAGCAGCAAGTATGGCTTCTGTAACGGCGGGTACTTTTGTTATGTCGGATGGTGTTACGCAAACATATTCGTCAAAATAACGTATGATGTGAATTTAGCTATAATATATTTTTTATTGATCTTGAATGATATTGGCGGAGGAGGCGGGATTCGAACCCGCGAGACGCTCACACGTCCACACGATTTCCAATCGTGCGCCTTAAGCCACTCGGCCACCCCTCCGTATAAGATGGAATAGGCAAAGAATACCTAATTCTTATCATTAAGACAAGTCAGTTTTCATTTTTTATGATCCAATTGTAAAATAAACGATGTTGTCATAGTGATGTATGCAATTTGATAAAAGAGTTATATCCTAATTTTTCAGATTTTTTTTCAGAATGTGCTGAATACAAAACATATGATATAGATGCGTGGAAATTTTATGAGTTCTTTAGAAAAGAATTCCATAATTTAGACTTACGCCCACTCATTGATGCTAACAATTTTTACGCATTAAGATTGAGCGATATATTAGCTGATAAAGTTAATCCATAAGATTAAGGGCTGTTAACATTTCACTAAGAACCTATACCTTGCAATGTAACATGTTGAAAAACAAATGAATTCGTCATTGCGAAAATACCTGAGTGCTTGCACGAAGGTGTTTGTGGCAATCCACACTTGAATCTTATGATAAATATAAAGTATGGATTGCCACAAACAGCCTTGCGTAAACGCTCGGCTATTTTCGCAATGACGAAGTCGTTGAATTTTATCTCTCCACACTCACACTCAAGCCATCCTCTGCCACATCGACATTCACAATCGATTGATCGGGAATGTTGCCTTTTAAGATTTGCTCAGCCAATGGGTTTTGAAGATAGTTTTGGATAACGCGTTTTAAGGGTCGTGCGCCATAATGCGGATCATAGCCTCGGTTCGCCAGCCATGTATAGGCTTCATCACTCAAACTCAAATCAATATGTCGATCTTTAAGACGTTTGA harbors:
- a CDS encoding class I fructose-bisphosphate aldolase; this translates as MYLTERVKAILSHYESDNPGTKTNLARLLMHGKLAGTGHLVILPVDQGFEHGPARSFAANPFAYDPYYHYQLAIDAGLSAYAAPLGMLEVGADRFAGAIPTILKMNSANSLHPSEEAQTQAITASVEDALKLGCSAIGFTIYPGSPAAYGMMEEIKELSREAKDCGLAVVIWSYARGDEISKAGETAIDVIAYAAHMAALLGAHIIKVKPPTEHLELSAAKKVYEKEHIPISTLAERIRHVVKCCFNGKRLVVFSGGDAKTDEQILEEISSIKLGGGTGSIIGRNSFQRPRDQALALLDKVISIYLEKNESLVAVERGNW
- the efp gene encoding elongation factor P, with the translated sequence MEKISGGELRPGIIVNFKNRLLVVVKTQHVKPGKGPAYMQAELKDIQSATKLNERFRTDESLERVRLDETEYQYLFEDGEHLTFMDQETYEQVTLSKDLIGDQVDFLTEGMVVSVSSYQGAPVGVTLPTTIIMEIAEADPVVKGQTATSSYKPAILTNGVRVMVPPHIGSGVRIVVNIADREYVERAKD
- a CDS encoding inositol monophosphatase family protein → MSVRSPLINVMVQAAYKAGRNLIHDFGEVQHLQVSLKGPGDFVTAADKRTEKILRQELHKARPNYGFLCEESGEEIGENPDVRWIIDPLDGTTNFLHSIPHFAISIGLEKEGFMIAGVIYDPVKDELFWAEKGRGAYVNDRRMRVSSRKKLDISLIATGIPFGAHGNADEFSDHVKKIAPQVAGIRRMGAASLDLAYVAAGRYEGFWETHLYPWDVAAGMLMIVEAGGKITQCDGQPYKLGDYSILASNMGIHEPLVEMFA
- the blaOXA gene encoding class D beta-lactamase, with the translated sequence MNKRFFTFSLITIFLINTPIFAETKCFVAKEKTKILEQVGDCAQPHSPCSTFKIPLALMAYDAGILIDETNPKWDYNVKHEPLLPVLVDIWKQKHDPLLWMKNSSIPYSMDITTRLGLEKFKTYVDALNYGNKDIIGDKDKNNGLTNAWLSSSLQISGREQITFLEKLIDNKLPVSDKAHEMTKKILFVEDLPNNWKLFGKTGSGRLQNKDGSRIEDRPVGWFIGWLEKENRNIVFAHYIEDDQKFSTPVGVRAKDSAKDKILKLIDTEKK
- the htpG gene encoding molecular chaperone HtpG; the encoded protein is MTKENFQFQAEVSRLLDLVTHSLYSEKDIFLRELISNSSDASDKMRYIGLTDAQKLENDTQFKIKIILNKDDKTLTISDNGIGMSRQDLIDHLGTIAQSGTAKFLETLNESKNAVQLIGQFGVGFYSAFIVASEVHVHSRKAGVDKAYEWVSDGKGAYTIEEKQKTNRGTDVVLKLKEGEEGYLEFHYLQEIIKKYSDHIAIPIVLMSDKGEEQLNKASALWTRSKADITTEEYKEFYHHISHLYDEPWDRLHFKAEGMIEYAALLYIPSERPMDLFHPDRKHRVKLFVKRVFITDDCDELIPSYLRFLKGVIDSDDLPLNISREMLQKNPVLAKIRQNVTKKVLDELQKKSENLEDYTKFWTSFGAVLKEGLYEDFSHREQLLRLARFHSSNSTDLISLEDYVASMKEGQNEIYYLIGDNLDNLKKSPHLEGFMSQGINVLLLIDPIDDFWIPSIGFFKDKKLQSITKANLEKNLFDTQKDETKPENEKGLESLKIKLQLALQGKVKEVRFSHRLKESISCLVADDNDMDIRLERLLRQHKQQVNEAQKILEVNAQHPIVQNLITIVDQGDKQILIDELAHIFYAQAVITDGDQLSDPKDYVSRVNKLLERAIGC